From Scophthalmus maximus strain ysfricsl-2021 chromosome 14, ASM2237912v1, whole genome shotgun sequence, one genomic window encodes:
- the zgc:162396 gene encoding putative methyltransferase DDB_G0268948 — translation MTYRLFEGKDHASIYQKYRLPPPDELKNIILQYLDNKKGQPHVLAVDLGCGTGQNSRLLAAHFKQVVGIDISECVLEEARAVPGFPNITYRKGRAEELPFSDGSVDLVTASTAAHWFDHSRFLAEASRVLKPGGCLALLGYTLTKIRFHYQNYGDRLDHIYQEVKQVLIPYTSNPVAQCDSKQEELYSAIPFPDKERIECIQVKSFITLKNLVGFIETWSMFQAYKKKDPQAANDLLLNTEKRFLDEMGVTSPDTEMEWELEYFCNLASKPK, via the exons ATGACATACCGGCTGTTTGAGGGGAAGGATCACGCCTCCATCTACCAAAAGTATCGCTTACCACCTCCAGATGAGCTCAAAAATATTATTCTTCAATACTTGGATAACAAG AAGGGACAGCCACATGTGCTGGCAGTGGACCTGGGATGTGGAACAGGCCAGAATTCTCGACTTTTGGCGGCACACTTTAAACAAGTGGTTGGAATTGACATTAGTGAATGTGTGCTGGAGGAGGCCAGAGCTGTGCCAGGGTTCCCCAACATCACATACAG GAaagggagagcagaggagctTCCATTTTCAGATGGCTCTGTAGACTTGGTGACAGCATCAACAGCAGCCCACTGGTTTGATCACTCAAGGTTCCTGGCAGAGGCAAGTCGGGTTCTGAAACCTGGGGGCTGCCTGGCTCTGCTGGGATACACTCTTACTAAAATCAGATTTCACTACCAGAACTATGGAGACCGACTTGACCATATTTATCAGGAG GTGAAGCAGGTGCTGATCCCATACACTAGCAACCCAGTAGCTCAATGTGATAGTAAGCAGGAGGAACTGTACTCTGCCATCCCTTTTCCAGACAAAGAACG GATTGAGTGCATTCAAGTGAAGTCCTTCATCACCTTGAAGAACCTGGTGGGATTTATTGAGACCTGGTCCATGTTCCAAGCTTACAAGAAGAAAGACCCTCAGGCTGCTAATGACCTGCTCCTCAACACCGAGaagag GTTTCTCGACGAAATGGGAGTCACGTCTCCTGACACTGAAATGGAGTGGGAGCTGGAATATTTCTGTAACCTGGCCTCAAAACCCAAATAA
- the LOC118283011 gene encoding olfactory receptor 6N1-like → MCMRQMENNTYPPYFNLTMFVNLGKYRYPTFVLCFLLYAFIVSANLVIILAISQEKKLHEPMYIFIMCLSINSLYGSAGFFIRFFRDLLSDTHLISRSACFSQIYIIYTYASYELTILGIMAYDRYVAVCQPLHYYNKITLKMVCKLVVLACIYPAVSVAVCVYLSSRLPLCGNKIPKVFCANWPVVKLSCVPTVLNNLIGMLVSTSTVFLPLAFVLYTYVRIFLLCRKRSSEFKSKVVQSCLPHIVTFVNYSITVFCDVALSRINLEEVNPFLGVILSLEFVVIPPILNPLVYGLKLPEIRKVIIRMLSCSKHDKQTNC, encoded by the coding sequence ATGTGTATGAggcaaatggaaaacaatacTTATCCCCCTTATTTTAACCTCACTATGTTTGTGAACTTGGGCAAATACCGCTACCCGACATTcgtcttgtgtttcctgttgtatGCTTTTATTGTCTCAGCTAATCTTGTCATAATACTGGCAATatcacaagagaaaaaattacatgagcccatgtatatttttattatgtgtcTCTCTATCAACTCTTTGTACGGCTCTGCTGGCTTCttcatcagatttttcagaGACCTTCTTTCTGATACTCATTTGATCTCACGATCGGCATGTTTCAGTCAGATCTACATCATTTACACATACGCATCCTATGAGCTCACCATTTTGGGCATTATGGCATATGATCGGTATGTTGCTGTATGTCAACCTTTACATTACTACAACAAAATAACTTTGAAGATGGTGTGTAAGTTGGTGGTCCTAGCATGCATCTATCCAGCTGTGTCTGTTGCCGTCTGTGTTTATCTGTCCTCCAGACTTCCCTTGTGTGGCAATAAGATACCCAAGGTGTTCTGTGCAAACTGGCCTGTTGTAAAACTGTCATGTGTCCCTACTGTGCTCAATAATCTTATTGGAATGCTTGTGTCCACAAGCACAGTCTTTCTGCCCCTGGCTTTTGTCCTGTATACATATGTAcgtatttttctgttgtgtagAAAACGCTCCTCAGAGTTTAAGAGCAAAGTCGTACAAAGCTGTCTGCCACACATCGTTACATTCGTCAATTATTCCATTACTGTGTTTTGTGATGTTGCCCTCAGCAGAATTAATCTTGAAGAGGTGAATCCCTTTCTAGGTGTAATCCTATCACTCGAATTTGTTGTGATTCCTCCCATTCTGAATCCTCTTGTTTATGGCCTGAAGTTACCAGAAATTAGAAAAGTTATAATCAGAATGTTATCATGctcaaaacatgacaaacaaactaaTTGTTAA
- the LOC118283010 gene encoding olfactory receptor 6N1-like has protein sequence MENNTYPPYFKFTIFVNLGKYRYPTFVLCFLLYAFIVSANLVILLAISQEKKLHEPMYIFIMCLSINSIYGSAGFFIRFFRDLLSDTHLISRSACFSQIYIIYTYAGYEFTILGIMAYDRYVAVCQPLHYYNKITLKMVCKLVVLACIYPAVSVAVCVYLSSRLPLCGNKIPKVFCANWPVVKLSCVPTALNNLIGMLLSTCTAFLPLIFFLYTYVRIFLLCRKRSSEFKSKVVRSCLPHIVTFVNYSITVFCDVALSRINLEEVNPFLGVILSLEFVVIPPILNPLVYGLKLPEIRKVIIRMLSCSKHDKQTNC, from the coding sequence atggaaaacaatacTTATCCCCCTTATTTTAAATTCACTATCTTTGTGAACTTGGGCAAATACCGCTACCCGACATTcgtcttgtgtttcctgttgtatGCTTTTATTGTCTCAGCTAATCTTGTCATATTACTGGCAATatcacaagagaaaaaattaCATGAGCCcatgtatattttcattatgtGTCTCTCCATCAACTCTATATACGGCTCTGCTGGCTTCttcatcagatttttcagaGACCTTCTTTCTGATACTCATTTGATCTCACGATCGGCATGTTTCAGTCAGATCTACATCATTTACACATACGCAGGCTATGAGTTCACCATTTTGGGCATTATGGCATATGATCGGTATGTTGCTGTATGTCAACCTTTACATTACTACAACAAAATAACTTTGAAGATGGTGTGTAAGTTGGTGGTCCTAGCATGCATCTATCCAGCTGTGTCTGTTGCCGTCTGTGTTTATCTGTCCTCCAGACTTCCCTTGTGTGGCAATAAGATACCCAAGGTGTTCTGTGCAAACTGGCCTGTTGTAAAACTGTCATGTGTCCCTACGGCGCTCAATAATCTTATTGGAATGCTTTTGTCCACATGCACAGCCTTTCTGcccctgatttttttcctgtataCATATGTAcgtatttttctgttgtgtagAAAACGCTCCTCAGAGTTCAAGAGCAAAGTCGTACGAAGCTGTCTGCCACACATTGTTACATTCGTCAATTATTCCATTACTGTGTTTTGTGACGTTGCCCTCAGCAGAATTAATCTTGAAGAGGTGAATCCCTTTCTAGGTGTAATCCTATCACTCGAATTTGTTGTGATTCCTCCCATTCTGAATCCTCTTGTTTATGGCCTGAAGTTACCAGAAATTAGAAAAGTTATAATCAGAATGTTATCATGctcaaaacatgacaaacaaactaaTTGTTAA
- the LOC118283006 gene encoding olfactory receptor 6N1-like — translation MENNTYPPYFKFTMFVNLGKYRYPTFVLCFLLYAFIVSANLVIILAISQEKKLHEPMYIFIMCLSINSLYGSAGFFIRFFRDLLSDTHLISRSACFSQIYIIYTYASYEFTILGIMAYDRYVAVCQPLHYYNKITLKLVSRLIVLACIYPVFSVAVCVYLSSRLPLCCNKIPKVFCANWPIVKLSCVPTVLNNLIGMLFTTSTVFLPLIFFLYTYVRIFLLCRKRSSEFKSKVVRSCLPHIITFVNFSITVFCDIALSRIDLEELNPFLGVTLSLEFVVIPPILNPLVYGLKLPEIRKVIIRMLSCSKNDKQTNR, via the coding sequence atggaaaacaatacTTATCCCCCTTATTTTAAATTCACTATGTTTGTGAACTTGGGCAAATACCGCTACCCGACATTcgtcttgtgtttcctgttgtatGCTTTTATTGTCTCAGCTAATCTTGTCATAATACTGGCAATatcacaagagaaaaaattacatgagcccatgtatatttttattatgtgtcTCTCTATCAACTCTTTGTACGGCTCTGCTGGCTTCttcatcagatttttcagaGACCTTCTTTCTGATACTCATTTGATCTCACGATCGGCATGTTTCAGTCAGATCTACATCATTTACACATACGCATCCTATGAGTTCACCATTTTGGGCATTATGGCATATGATCGGTATGTTGCTGTATGTCAACCTTTACATTACTACAACAAAATAACCTTGAAGTTGGTGTCTAGGTTGATCGTCTTGGCATGCATCTATCCAGTTTTCTCTGTTGCCGTCTGTGTTTATCTGTCCTCCAGACTTCCTTTGTGTTGCAATAAGATACCAAAGGTGTTCTGCGCAAACTGGCCTATCGTTAAACTGTCATGTGTCCCTACTGTGCTTAATAACCTTATCGGCATGCTTTTTACCACAAGCACGGTCTTTCTGcccctgatttttttcctgtataCATATGTACGGATATTTCTGTTGTGTAGAAAACGCTCCTCAGAGTTCAAGAGCAAAGTCGTGCGAAGCTGTTTGCCCCACATCATTACATTTGtcaatttttccattactgTGTTTTGTGACATTGCCCTCAGCAGAATTGATCTTGAGGAGCTGAATCCATTTCTAGGTGTAACTCTATCTCTGGAGTTTGTTGTGATTCCTCCCATTCTGAATCCTCTTGTTTATGGCCTGAAGTTACCAGAAATTAGAAAAGTTATAATCAGAATGTTATCATGctcaaaaaatgacaaacaaactaatCGTTAA
- the LOC118283209 gene encoding olfactory receptor 6N1-like gives MENNTHPPYFNLTIFMNLGKYRYPTFVLCFLLYAFIVSANLVIILAISQEKKLHEPMYIFIMCLSINSLYGSAGFFIRFFRDLLSDTHLISRSACFSQIYIIYTYASYELTILGIMAYDRYVAVCQPLHYHNKMTLKMVCKLVVLACIYPAVSDAVCVYLSSRLPLCGNKIPKVFCANWPVVKLSCVPTVLNNLIGMLVTISTVFLPLAFVLYTYVRIFLLCRKRSSEFKSKVVQSCLPHIVTFVNYSITLFCDVALSRINLEVVNPFLGITLSVEFVVIPPILNPLVYGLKLPEIRKVILRMLSCSIHDKPIVKNNINTLT, from the coding sequence atggaaaacaatacTCATCCCCCTTATTTTAACCTCACTATCTTCATGAACTTGGGCAAATACCGCTACCCGACATTcgtcttgtgtttcctgttgtatGCTTTTATTGTCTCAGCTAATCTTGTCATAATACTGGCAATatcacaagagaaaaaattaCATGAGCCcatgtatattttcattatgtGTCTCTCTATCAACTCTTTGTACGGCTCTGCTGGCTTCttcatcagatttttcagaGACCTTCTTTCTGATACTCATTTGATCTCACGATCGGCATGTTTCAGTCAGATCTACATCATTTACACATACGCATCCTATGAACTCACCATTTTGGGCATTATGGCATATGATCGGTATGTTGCTGTATGTCAACCTTTACATTACCACAACAAAATGACCTTGAAGATGGTGTGTAAGTTGGTGGTCCTAGCATGCATCTATCCAGCCGTCTCTGATGCTGTCTGTGTTTATCTGTCCTCCAGACTTCCCTTGTGTGGCAATAAGATACCAAAGGTGTTCTGTGCAAACTGGCCTGTTGTAAAACTGTCATGTGTCCCTACTGTGCTCAATAATCTTATTGGAATGCTTGTGACCATAAGCACAGTCTTTCTGCCCCTGGCTTTTGTCCTGTATACATATGTACGGATATTTCTGTTGTGTAGAAAACGCTCCTCAGAGTTCAAGAGCAAAGTGGTGCAAAGCTGTCTGCCACACATCGTTACATTCGTCAATTATTCCATTACTTTGTTTTGTGACGTTGCCCTCAGCAGAATTAATCTTGAAGTGGTGAATCCATTTCTAGGCATAACCCTGTCAGTGGAGTTTGTTGTGATTCCCCCCATTCTGAATCCTCTTGTGTATGGCCTGAAGTTACCAGAAATTAGAAAAGTTATATTAAGAATGTTATCATGCTCAATACATGACAAACCAATcgttaaaaacaacattaacacattaacataG
- the LOC118283210 gene encoding olfactory receptor 6N1-like gives MDNNTYPPYFNLTIFMNLGKYRYPTFVLCFLLYAFIVSANLVIILAISQEKQLHEPMYIFIMCLSINSIYGSAGFFIRFFRDLLSDTHLISRSACFSQIYIIYTYASYELTILGIMAYDRYVAVCQPLHYHNKMTLKMVCKLVILACIYPAVSVAVCVYLSSRLPLCGNKIPKVFCANWPVVKLSCVPTVLNNLIGMLVTTSTVFLPLAFVLYTYVRIFLLCRKRSSEFKRKVVRSCLPHIVTFINYSIAVFCDIALSRINLEEVNPFLGVTLSMEFVVIPPILNPLVYGLKLPKIRKVILRMLSCSKHDKQTNC, from the coding sequence ATGGACAACAATACTTATCCCCCTTATTTTAACCTCACTATCTTCATGAACTTGGGCAAATACCGCTACCCGACATTcgtcttgtgtttcctgttgtatGCTTTTATTGTCTCAGCTAATCTTGTCATAATACTGGCAATATCACAAGAGAAACAATTACATGAGCCcatgtatattttcattatgtGTCTCTCCATCAACTCTATATACGGCTCTGCTGGCTTCttcatcagatttttcagaGACCTTCTGTCAGATACTCATTTGATCTCACGATCGGCATGTTTCAGTCAGATCTACATCATTTACACATACGCATCCTATGAACTCACCATTTTGGGCATTATGGCATATGATCGGTATGTTGCTGTATGTCAACCTTTACATTACCACAACAAAATGACCTTGAAGATGGTGTGTAAGTTGGTCATCCTAGCATGCATCTATCCAGCTGTGTCTGTTGCCGTCTGTGTTTATCTGTCCTCCAGACTTCCCTTGTGTGGCAATAAGATACCAAAGGTGTTCTGTGCAAACTGGCCTGTTGTAAAACTGTCATGTGTCCCTACTGTGCTCAATAATCTTATTGGAATGCTTGTGACCACAAGCACAGTCTTTCTGCCCCTGGCTTTTGTCCTGTATACATATGTACGGATATTTCTGTTGTGTAGAAAACGCTCCTCAGAGTTTAAGCGCAAAGTCGTACGAAGCTGTCTGCCACACATCGTTACATTTATCAATTATTCCATTGCTGTGTTTTGTGACATTGCCCTCAGCAGAATTAATCTTGAAGAGGTGAATCCTTTTCTAGGTGTAACCCTGTCAATGGAGTTTGTTGTGATTCCCCCCATTCTGAATCCTCTTGTGTATGGCCTGAAATTACCAAAAATTAGAAAAGTTATATTAAGAATGTTATCATGctcaaaacatgacaaacaaaccaattgTTAA
- the LOC118282609 gene encoding olfactory receptor 5F1-like yields the protein MMENATAVTLLTLSGLDFTLEHKIILFLLTLLWYLIIVLGNVTIIVVIIQDKNLHEPMYIYLCNLCINALYGTIGFYPKFLLDLLSSHIISYAGCMLQGFVIHSSVCSDFSILTLMAYDRYVAICQPLVYHSFMTKQRVTIFVFLSWLLPLYCMFMNTATLLGSRLCGSHIKRIYCVNWMVVTLTCSPPKANTGVAYFNILFYFGHFLLILWSYVYLIRTCLVYTENWGKFTQTCLPHLISLITYSITVLFDVLYMRFGSQNVSQHLNNFMAMEFLLIPPAVNPFVYGFKLTKIRNKIMNLVLMKRTDAKCQRNNFRIKS from the coding sequence ATGATGGAAAATGCTACAGCTGTTACACTGTTGACTCTTTCAGGTTTAGATTTTACATTGGAGCACAAAATTATCCTCTTCTTGCTAACTTTACTATGGTACTTAATCATTGTTTTGGGAAACGTTACTattattgttgtcattattcAGGATAAAAACCTTCATGAGCCAATGTATATCTACTTGTGTAATCTATGCATCAATGCTTTGTATGGAACTATTGGCTTTTACCCAAAATTCCTTCTGGACCTTCTGTCATCTCACATCATTTCTTATGCTGGATGCATGCTACAGGGTTTTGTAATACACTCATCGGTTTGCAGTGATTTTTCTATCTTAACCCTGATGGCATATGACAGATATGTGGCCATTTGTCAACCTCTAGTCTATCATTCATTTATGACAAAACAGAGAGTCaccatctttgtgtttttgtcctggCTCTTACCTCTTTATTGCATGTTTATGAACACAGCAACATTATTAGGATCAAGGTTATGTGGCTCACACATAAAGAGAATCTATTGTGTTAACTGGATGGTAGTAACTCTTACTTGCTCACCACCGAAAGCTAACACAGGAGttgcatattttaatattttgttttattttggacattttttgcttattttatgGTCTTACGTGTATCTGATAAGAACATGCCTGGTGTACACAGAAAACTGGGGAAAGTTTACGCAGACATGCTTGCCACATTTAATCTCTCTTATCACTTACTCCATAACTGTCCTTTTTGATGTATTGTACATGAGATTTGGGTCTCAGAATGTATCTCAACATCTCAATAATTTTATGGCAATGGAATTTCTACTGATCCCTCCAGCTGTGAATCCATTTGTATATGGATTCAAACTTACCAAAATTCGCaacaaaattatgaatttagttttaatgaaaaggacagatGCAAAGTGTCAACGTAATAATTTTCGCATTAAAAGTTAG
- the LOC118283005 gene encoding olfactory receptor 1019-like — translation MMDNVSVITMFYLSGLNDKINHRLILFSLTLLCYCVILLVNISLILTIILDKNLHEPMYILLCTFCINGLYGTTGFFPKFLWDLLSPVHVISYSGCLVQGLVMYSYACSDLSILAVMAYDRYVAICRPLQYHSVMSKKKLIWLVCFSWLTPFCIMGINISLTSRLKLCSPYIARLFCANWIIVTLACFPAETIVNSIVAYITILIYVFHGFFIVWSYICLLKTCVSSIENRAKFMQTCVPHLLSLITFLLTILFDVMNMRFGLKNLPQSLKNFLAIEFLIIPPLMNPLIYGFKLTKIRNRFFDVITFKAVKKF, via the coding sequence ATGATGGATAATGTTTCTGTAATAACAATGTTTTACCTTTCAggtttaaatgacaaaattaacCACAGATtgattctcttctctctcacgtTACTGTGTTATTGTGTAATTCTGCTGGTAAATATTTCTCTTATTCTCACCATCATATTGGATAAAAATCTCCATGAACCAATGTATATTCTGCTATGCACTTTTTGCATTAATGGACTTTATGGGACGACAGGTTTCTTCCCCAAATTTCTGTGGGATCTGCTCTCTCCTGTTCATGTCATTTCTTACTCTGGTTGCCTTGTCCAGGGTCTAGTAATGTACTCTTATGCCTGCAGTGATCTCTCTATCCTTGCAGTAATGGCATATGACAGATATGTGGCTATATGTCGACCGCTACAGTACCACTCTGtcatgtcaaagaaaaaactaatttggtTAGTGTGTTTCTCTTGGTTAACACCTTTCTGCATTATGGGCATAAATATTTCTCTAACATCAAGACTGAAGTTATGCAGCCCATATATTGCCAGACTCTTTTGTGCGAATTGGATTATTGTTACACTTGCTTGTTTCCCGGCTGAAACTATTGTTAACAGCATAGTTGCATATATTACAATActgatttatgtatttcatggtttttttattgtgtggtcTTACATATGTCTTCTTAAAACATGTGTGAGTTCTATAGAAAACAGGGCAAAGTTCATGCAAACATGTGTGCCACATTTACTCTCCTtgatcacttttcttttgactATTCTTTTTGATGTTATGAATATGCgatttggtttaaaaaatcTACCTCAGTCACTTAAAAACTTTCTAGCAATAGAATTTCTCATCATACCTCCCCTTATGAATCCTCTTATTTATGGTTTCAAATTGACCAAAATTCGGAACAGATTTTTTGATGTTATTACTTTTAAAGCAGTTAAAAAATTTTAG